In one Legionella clemsonensis genomic region, the following are encoded:
- the icmF gene encoding type IVB secretion system protein IcmF: MDKSLTELCNALKKILGFLKPQNNAISFLILTGKINQGKTTLLRQSNLMHYPVETENSANFFYNQHGVILELGESWLNQSENLLAYTLKQLNRCHSSVKVTGIVLCIDSNELLLTEPVQLLEHCKTHTQLLERFAHGLGYTVDASIILTKLDALAGFCDFFQTDHVNDLIKPLGFSLSYVNHRKGLLDHYRHQFEQMIEVLGHQIINKLHPARSSVKRTLIREFPLQLASLRIPVQSLIQNLPLQLLRLQAIYFTSAEQGGLSIDKLNKKIQHEYALTIQDKYPQSNNYRAYFIEGAIRAFQEQTKRYTAQLNTTQKCLIGLATSIVSLSLIWVVQQHFKTSRLLDEASKELITYETFLGQANDKTSALYHLSLAAAKLQQIPSNLLSVSAIEQLKNQLHRNTKHRLHDDFLPELLAGIERIMLDPAQTQTARYQALKIYLMLGEPEHSVEAEITKWFSDYWKTTHQQSGLHKKLTLLQHALRRPIQPVAINKQLVSDVRNYLNALPATYLYYTLAKNSFPTASYPIAVEGFDLASKTLPYFYTKTGFLEIIAALPKISAQLQRENWVLARQDLANLPAQLEQAYCFEYVTWWQNFIRRTRPLHYQDYQQARQLTQTLYQNNALAKLIKLIQQQTAPDANENAVLFNQKIANEFTNLNLMSDSTINDLTLSINELEKFLTTLSLVNDQGRTTFELTKNRFQGSTSADPLSNLYNKTRQLPEPIATWTKQIADDTWFIFISESKTYLNRLWEQQVYSEYQLTIANRYPLDPSRTEEVSLIDFNHFFSPHGTLNNFVSNYLKPFLDTSSPQWQPKEVNGYVMPISSDITNELIRANVITNMFFLPDNDISKIAFSLQKINLDPVVANLQLTIGKTTLTDNQNSDSFTQFNWPQNDAKLSLDSIEGNHYELEEVGPWAFFKMLQKVNVLVDSEDSASLQILFEVNGNSGRYLLKTQNQINPFSPGILTGFFLNKEVT, encoded by the coding sequence ATGGATAAATCGTTAACCGAACTTTGTAATGCACTCAAAAAAATTCTCGGTTTTCTAAAACCGCAAAATAATGCCATTTCCTTTCTAATCCTCACAGGGAAAATTAACCAAGGTAAAACCACTCTATTACGCCAAAGTAATTTAATGCATTATCCTGTCGAAACAGAGAATAGTGCAAATTTCTTTTACAATCAGCATGGGGTGATTCTTGAACTGGGTGAATCATGGCTTAATCAAAGTGAAAATTTGCTGGCCTATACTTTGAAACAGTTAAATCGCTGTCATAGTAGCGTTAAAGTCACGGGAATTGTTTTATGCATAGACAGCAATGAGTTGTTACTTACTGAACCCGTACAACTTTTAGAACATTGTAAAACCCACACACAACTGTTGGAACGATTTGCTCATGGGTTGGGGTATACTGTTGATGCATCAATTATTCTAACCAAACTTGATGCTTTGGCAGGATTTTGTGATTTTTTTCAAACTGATCATGTTAATGATCTGATTAAACCCCTTGGCTTCTCATTAAGTTATGTCAACCATCGAAAAGGTTTACTTGATCATTATCGCCATCAATTTGAGCAAATGATTGAAGTGCTGGGTCATCAAATCATTAACAAGTTACATCCTGCTCGTTCAAGCGTAAAGAGAACCTTGATTCGCGAATTTCCATTACAATTGGCCAGCTTGCGAATACCGGTGCAATCCTTGATACAAAATTTACCACTGCAACTTCTTCGCCTACAAGCTATTTATTTTACCAGTGCAGAACAAGGGGGTTTAAGCATTGATAAATTAAATAAAAAAATTCAGCATGAATATGCATTGACTATCCAGGATAAGTATCCGCAATCAAACAATTACCGTGCTTATTTTATCGAGGGAGCGATAAGGGCATTCCAGGAACAAACAAAGCGCTATACGGCTCAATTAAATACCACACAGAAATGCCTAATCGGTCTTGCCACAAGTATTGTCAGTTTGTCATTAATCTGGGTAGTGCAACAACATTTCAAAACATCTCGCCTCCTGGATGAAGCCAGCAAGGAACTTATTACTTATGAGACTTTTTTAGGACAAGCTAATGATAAAACATCGGCTCTCTACCATTTATCATTGGCAGCGGCCAAGTTACAGCAGATACCAAGTAACCTATTGTCTGTTTCGGCGATTGAGCAACTAAAAAATCAACTTCACAGGAATACCAAACATCGTCTGCATGATGATTTTCTCCCCGAGCTTTTGGCAGGTATTGAACGTATTATGCTGGATCCTGCACAAACACAAACGGCACGTTATCAGGCACTCAAAATATATTTGATGTTGGGAGAACCAGAGCATTCTGTAGAAGCAGAGATAACTAAATGGTTTAGTGATTATTGGAAAACCACTCATCAGCAAAGTGGATTGCATAAAAAGCTAACTTTATTACAACATGCTCTAAGACGGCCGATACAGCCAGTTGCTATTAATAAACAGTTAGTTAGCGATGTGCGTAATTATCTTAACGCCTTACCTGCTACTTATTTGTACTATACCCTGGCAAAAAATAGTTTCCCTACCGCCAGCTACCCTATTGCTGTCGAGGGATTTGATCTGGCAAGTAAAACATTACCTTATTTTTATACGAAAACTGGATTTCTGGAAATTATAGCGGCCTTACCTAAAATTTCTGCACAACTACAACGCGAAAACTGGGTACTGGCTCGTCAGGATTTGGCTAACCTGCCTGCTCAGCTTGAACAGGCTTATTGCTTTGAATACGTCACCTGGTGGCAAAATTTTATTCGTCGTACGAGACCCTTGCATTACCAGGATTACCAGCAAGCAAGACAGCTCACGCAGACGCTGTATCAAAACAATGCTTTGGCTAAATTAATTAAACTGATTCAGCAACAAACTGCACCAGATGCCAATGAGAATGCTGTATTGTTTAATCAAAAGATTGCCAATGAATTTACAAACTTAAATTTAATGAGTGATTCCACAATTAATGATTTAACGCTAAGCATTAATGAATTGGAAAAATTTCTGACTACTTTGTCTCTGGTTAATGATCAGGGACGGACCACCTTTGAATTAACCAAAAATCGTTTTCAAGGTAGTACTTCTGCTGATCCATTAAGTAATTTATATAATAAAACAAGACAATTACCAGAACCTATTGCTACATGGACAAAACAGATCGCTGACGATACCTGGTTTATTTTTATCAGCGAAAGTAAAACCTATCTGAATCGCTTATGGGAGCAGCAAGTTTATAGTGAGTATCAGCTCACCATTGCAAATCGCTATCCACTGGATCCGTCGCGAACAGAGGAAGTATCGCTGATTGATTTTAATCACTTCTTCTCACCACATGGCACCTTAAATAACTTTGTCAGTAATTACTTAAAGCCATTCCTGGATACCTCCTCTCCTCAATGGCAACCTAAAGAAGTTAATGGTTATGTCATGCCTATTTCAAGCGATATTACGAATGAGCTCATCCGTGCCAATGTAATTACCAACATGTTCTTTTTACCGGATAATGACATTAGTAAAATTGCATTTAGTTTACAAAAAATTAATCTGGATCCTGTCGTAGCCAACCTTCAATTAACCATCGGCAAAACTACTCTCACTGACAATCAGAACAGTGACTCCTTTACCCAATTCAACTGGCCACAAAATGATGCTAAATTAAGCCTGGATTCTATCGAAGGCAATCACTATGAGCTAGAAGAAGTCGGGCCATGGGCCTTCTTTAAAATGCTGCAGAAAGTTAATGTGTTAGTGGATAGTGAAGACAGTGCAAGTTTACAAATTTTATTTGAAGTGAATGGCAACTCTGGCAGGTACTTGTTGAAAACCCAAAATCAAATTAATCCTTTCAGCCCTGGAATTTTGACCGGATTTTTCTTGAACAAAGAAGTAACCTGA
- a CDS encoding RhoGEF domain-containing protein, with protein sequence MLPVNEIQKMLDENKVIKEILDTESTYNKTLDFLLKLSMPDSELFAQLKIYLSQLKEVSDRLIENVKVTFAEPNISSLNALKIHRIQLIKAFFTLYKDYLGWHEIYLKEVAANPAKFNQLNQYLSTHSPDMADLSFYLIQPVQRGPRYALLAAEIIKCNNRLADGHPAKFSDTTIADLMKVIEVIKERLQEANSSMSQPSSASSTTVKPYQFGDYTRAALAYLGEYMDQSAYKGSNEVSIPSTSAAKRSGYNLSSWCSIWSSHSKPQPAEASSSSAAKPEEDTDLDSEAEEFVLM encoded by the coding sequence ATGTTACCGGTTAACGAAATTCAAAAAATGCTGGATGAAAACAAAGTCATTAAAGAAATATTGGATACAGAAAGCACCTACAACAAGACCTTAGATTTTTTACTTAAATTATCAATGCCCGACAGTGAGCTTTTTGCCCAATTAAAAATTTATCTTTCTCAATTGAAAGAAGTCTCAGATAGGTTAATAGAAAACGTAAAAGTGACTTTTGCAGAGCCCAATATTTCTTCGCTTAATGCATTAAAAATTCATCGCATTCAGTTAATTAAAGCTTTTTTTACCCTGTATAAAGACTATTTAGGTTGGCATGAAATTTATCTTAAAGAAGTGGCAGCTAATCCTGCTAAATTTAATCAACTGAATCAATATCTTTCAACACATTCTCCAGATATGGCTGATCTCTCTTTTTATCTTATTCAGCCAGTCCAGCGTGGGCCTCGTTATGCTCTTTTAGCAGCAGAAATAATTAAGTGTAACAATAGATTAGCAGATGGACATCCAGCAAAATTTTCTGATACGACCATTGCTGATCTCATGAAGGTGATAGAAGTGATCAAGGAGCGTCTGCAAGAAGCAAATTCTTCTATGTCTCAACCCTCATCTGCTTCGTCAACCACAGTCAAACCCTATCAATTTGGCGATTACACCCGTGCAGCCCTGGCCTATCTTGGCGAATACATGGATCAAAGCGCCTATAAAGGGTCCAATGAGGTTTCAATCCCATCTACTTCAGCTGCTAAAAGAAGTGGTTATAATTTAAGTTCATGGTGTTCGATATGGTCCAGTCACTCTAAACCACAGCCTGCAGAAGCCTCATCATCCTCTGCAGCAAAACCTGAGGAGGATACTGATCTGGATTCCGAGGCAGAAGAATTTGTTCTTATGTAA
- the icmH gene encoding type IVB secretion system protein IcmH/DotU has translation MTAERFSASIVNRLSLPGAQKMPQGYYRSKLFIAPFTTNPLVAAAGPLLSLLERLYVTPTLPPINSIRENIDHELRAFHSRLSGKTYTEEFDAIAHYLLCATIDELLGKNYLRLYGKIAEFKAFTPSSHDDVGPQQRFFDIVKYIKERPNQYLDLIELAYYCLITGFEGEQHGRTDGRQVLDDLIEELYQLIKQYRVNKSHHLFKEQKHVVNFSKNYKPLIISTILALGVLIGGYLISHFLLENQAKFVQFGHTVAAKLDD, from the coding sequence ATGACAGCCGAACGCTTTTCGGCCTCTATTGTGAACCGACTGTCATTACCTGGCGCCCAAAAAATGCCTCAAGGCTATTATCGCTCTAAATTGTTTATTGCGCCTTTTACCACCAATCCGCTAGTTGCTGCAGCAGGTCCTCTGCTTTCACTTCTCGAACGTTTGTATGTAACGCCCACACTTCCTCCTATTAATAGTATTCGTGAAAATATTGATCATGAATTGCGGGCTTTTCATAGTCGCTTAAGTGGCAAAACCTATACGGAAGAATTTGATGCCATCGCTCACTATTTGTTATGTGCTACAATTGATGAATTATTAGGCAAAAATTATTTGCGCCTGTATGGAAAAATAGCCGAATTTAAAGCATTCACGCCTTCTTCTCATGATGATGTAGGGCCACAGCAACGCTTTTTTGATATTGTCAAATACATCAAGGAAAGACCTAATCAATATCTGGATCTGATTGAATTGGCTTACTACTGTTTAATTACCGGTTTTGAAGGTGAACAACACGGCCGTACAGATGGAAGGCAGGTCCTAGATGATTTAATTGAAGAATTATATCAGTTAATCAAACAATATCGTGTTAATAAATCACATCATTTGTTTAAAGAGCAAAAACACGTGGTTAATTTTTCCAAGAACTATAAGCCACTGATAATTAGCACTATTCTTGCCTTGGGTGTTTTGATTGGCGGCTATTTAATAAGTCATTTTTTACTTGAGAACCAAGCTAAATTTGTCCAGTTTGGACATACCGTGGCGGCTAAACTGGATGACTAA
- a CDS encoding carboxymuconolactone decarboxylase family protein, translated as MLENIKQQLPEFAKDMRINLGKVLDLTQTDGLSEQQIVGSALAVAFHLGNQPLLEELLALPHAESMSESAKLAASLMAMTNVYYRFVHLSEQPELAQVPAGLRMQGIMNPGVDRATFEILSLAVSILNGCGACISAHMRQLKEHGFSAQALSRIGRISAVLHSTVVTLEL; from the coding sequence ATGCTTGAAAACATTAAACAGCAATTACCTGAATTTGCTAAAGATATGCGAATTAATTTAGGAAAAGTACTTGATTTAACGCAAACGGATGGATTGAGTGAACAACAAATTGTAGGCAGCGCTCTTGCTGTAGCTTTTCATTTGGGAAACCAGCCCTTGTTAGAGGAGTTACTTGCTTTACCTCATGCAGAGTCAATGAGTGAGAGTGCTAAACTTGCAGCGAGTTTAATGGCCATGACAAATGTCTATTACCGCTTTGTCCATTTAAGCGAACAGCCAGAGTTGGCTCAAGTTCCTGCAGGACTGCGTATGCAGGGTATAATGAACCCAGGAGTGGATCGTGCGACTTTTGAGATTTTATCATTAGCAGTCTCTATATTAAATGGTTGTGGGGCCTGCATTAGTGCTCATATGCGTCAACTTAAGGAGCATGGTTTTTCAGCACAAGCTCTTTCTCGCATTGGTCGCATTAGTGCTGTTCTTCACAGTACAGTCGTAACGCTCGAACTATAA
- a CDS encoding superoxide dismutase family protein, translated as MNKLIIFLLVSLFGTTSYAGQVEAILYTTSNGNKEIGKVLFKDTDYGLLIIPSLNALPPGPHGFHLHQHADCGDKGKHAGGHYDPEKTDSHQGPYGKGHLGDLPVLYVAADGSATTPVLAPRLKTNDLQGLAVMVHEGGDTYSDNPPLGGGGDRIACGPIQ; from the coding sequence ATGAATAAATTAATTATTTTTCTTTTAGTTAGTCTTTTTGGCACTACCAGTTACGCTGGTCAGGTCGAAGCAATTCTTTATACAACCTCAAATGGTAATAAAGAAATTGGTAAGGTGCTATTTAAAGATACCGATTACGGTTTATTAATTATTCCCAGTCTCAATGCACTACCACCTGGCCCACATGGTTTTCACTTACACCAACATGCCGACTGCGGCGATAAAGGGAAACATGCCGGTGGTCATTATGATCCTGAAAAAACTGATAGCCACCAGGGCCCCTATGGCAAAGGCCATTTAGGTGATTTACCAGTGCTATATGTAGCTGCTGATGGAAGTGCAACTACTCCAGTGCTGGCTCCACGATTAAAAACTAATGATCTTCAAGGATTGGCCGTTATGGTTCACGAAGGTGGTGATACTTACAGTGACAATCCACCTTTAGGCGGTGGTGGTGATAGAATCGCTTGCGGACCCATTCAATAA
- a CDS encoding oxidoreductase: MELKIDNTPFKSLFQPLDLGFTQLKNRLLMGSMHTGLEEDKENLLRLATFYKERALGGAGLIVTGGFAPNRAGRLAPFAAKLTSAKEQQLHELVTHTVHDAGGKIALQILHAGRYGYHPFVVAPSKLKSPISPFKPWVLSRRRIIKTIQHFARCARLAQQAGYDGVEIMGSEGYLINQFIVAHTNQRTDEWGGSFTNRMRFPVEIVRSVREAVGEKFIIIYRLSMLDLINDGSSWDEVVQLAKAIEEAGATLINTGIGWHEARIPTIATLVPPAAFTPVTKKLKPEISIPVITSNRINTPELANKLLEEGVADMISMARPFLADPQFPQKAKAGDTKAINICIACNQACLDRVFVNKTASCLVNPRACNETELVYETVDHPKRIAVVGAGPAGLAFAAVAAERGHKVTLFEQGEVLGGQFNLAKKIPGKEEFQHTINYFTHQLENFQVDVRLKTQATKDLLRNFDEIVLATGITPRVPNIEGINHNKVMSYVDLIRERKTPGERVAIIGAGGIGFDVAELLTHTSEEDTEQFYEEWGIDIKMAHRGGLKTPQRKPGLRQIYLLQRKKEKHGKNLGKTTGWIHRLSLKHRNVKMLSGVQYERIDDEGLHLHVNEKKELLNVDSIIICAGQKELRELYEPLKEEGKSVHLIGGAFKALELDARHAINQACRLAAIL; encoded by the coding sequence ATGGAATTGAAAATTGACAATACCCCTTTTAAATCATTATTTCAGCCACTTGACTTAGGTTTTACCCAATTAAAAAATCGCTTGCTTATGGGCTCGATGCATACGGGTTTGGAGGAAGATAAGGAAAATTTACTACGTCTTGCAACGTTTTACAAAGAAAGAGCTTTAGGCGGCGCTGGTTTAATCGTGACGGGAGGCTTTGCTCCCAATCGTGCCGGTCGTTTAGCGCCCTTTGCTGCTAAACTAACCTCTGCTAAAGAGCAGCAGCTGCATGAGTTGGTTACTCATACAGTACATGATGCCGGTGGTAAAATTGCCTTACAGATTTTACATGCTGGCCGTTATGGTTACCATCCTTTTGTTGTAGCGCCAAGTAAGTTGAAATCGCCCATTAGTCCTTTTAAACCGTGGGTATTGAGCAGACGTCGCATTATAAAAACCATTCAGCATTTTGCTCGATGCGCGCGCCTTGCCCAACAAGCTGGTTATGATGGTGTTGAAATTATGGGTAGTGAAGGCTATCTCATTAATCAGTTTATTGTTGCCCATACCAATCAACGTACGGATGAGTGGGGCGGTTCTTTTACCAATCGTATGCGTTTTCCTGTTGAGATTGTAAGAAGCGTACGCGAGGCAGTTGGGGAAAAATTCATCATTATTTATCGTCTGTCAATGCTTGATTTAATTAACGACGGTAGCAGTTGGGACGAGGTGGTGCAATTGGCAAAAGCCATTGAAGAAGCAGGGGCTACACTTATTAATACTGGTATAGGCTGGCATGAAGCTCGCATTCCTACGATTGCCACCTTGGTACCGCCTGCTGCATTTACCCCAGTTACCAAAAAGCTTAAACCGGAAATATCAATACCTGTGATTACTTCAAATCGCATCAACACCCCAGAGCTTGCAAATAAACTTCTTGAGGAAGGAGTTGCGGATATGATTTCAATGGCAAGGCCTTTCCTGGCTGACCCCCAATTTCCTCAAAAAGCAAAAGCGGGTGATACCAAAGCGATTAATATATGCATTGCTTGCAATCAGGCGTGTCTGGATCGCGTCTTTGTTAATAAAACTGCCTCCTGTTTGGTCAATCCTCGCGCTTGTAATGAAACCGAGTTGGTTTATGAAACGGTTGATCATCCTAAACGCATTGCTGTAGTAGGTGCAGGCCCTGCTGGTTTGGCCTTTGCTGCGGTTGCTGCTGAGCGTGGTCATAAAGTGACACTCTTCGAACAAGGCGAGGTGCTGGGAGGTCAATTTAATTTGGCCAAAAAAATTCCAGGAAAAGAGGAGTTTCAGCACACTATTAATTATTTCACTCATCAATTGGAAAATTTTCAGGTTGACGTGCGCTTAAAAACCCAGGCTACGAAAGATCTGTTGAGAAATTTTGATGAGATTGTTCTGGCAACCGGCATTACGCCTCGTGTTCCTAATATTGAGGGGATTAACCATAATAAAGTCATGAGTTATGTCGATTTGATTCGCGAACGAAAAACCCCGGGAGAACGAGTAGCAATTATAGGTGCAGGTGGTATTGGTTTCGATGTGGCGGAATTATTGACTCATACTTCTGAAGAAGATACAGAACAATTTTATGAGGAGTGGGGGATTGATATAAAAATGGCACATCGCGGTGGGTTAAAGACACCTCAAAGAAAGCCAGGGCTACGTCAAATTTACTTATTGCAGCGTAAAAAAGAAAAACATGGTAAAAATCTGGGTAAAACAACAGGCTGGATCCATCGTCTGAGCTTAAAACATCGCAATGTTAAAATGCTCTCCGGTGTTCAATATGAACGCATAGATGATGAAGGCCTGCATTTGCACGTGAATGAAAAGAAAGAATTGCTAAATGTGGATTCGATCATTATTTGTGCCGGGCAAAAGGAGTTACGCGAACTTTATGAGCCGTTAAAAGAGGAAGGTAAGTCTGTTCATTTAATTGGTGGAGCATTTAAAGCATTGGAATTAGATGCCCGACATGCCATTAATCAGGCGTGTCGTTTGGCGGCTATTTTATAG
- a CDS encoding peroxiredoxin, with product MISVGSKFPEFHLKATVSNEVPNAFKVISNETYQGKWLVIFFWPKDFTFVCPTEIAEFGKLNNEFQDRDTQVLGASIDSEFVHLAWRNQHPDLHDLPFPMLADIKRELSQSLGILDEKEGVSQRATFIVDPEGVIRFVMVTDLNVGRNPQEVLRVLDALQTDELCPCNWKKGEETIHIE from the coding sequence ATGATTAGTGTAGGCAGCAAATTTCCTGAATTTCATTTAAAAGCCACCGTAAGTAATGAGGTGCCTAATGCCTTTAAAGTGATTTCAAACGAAACCTACCAAGGTAAATGGTTAGTAATTTTTTTCTGGCCAAAAGATTTTACCTTTGTATGTCCCACCGAAATTGCAGAATTTGGCAAATTAAATAACGAATTTCAGGACCGCGATACACAAGTACTAGGTGCGAGTATCGATAGTGAATTTGTTCATTTAGCCTGGCGTAATCAACATCCTGATTTACATGACTTACCTTTTCCTATGTTAGCGGATATCAAACGTGAATTGAGTCAGTCCCTGGGTATTCTTGATGAGAAAGAAGGTGTTTCACAACGCGCTACTTTTATTGTAGATCCTGAGGGAGTAATACGATTTGTAATGGTCACTGATTTAAATGTAGGACGCAATCCGCAAGAAGTGTTACGGGTGCTGGACGCTTTACAAACAGATGAGCTCTGCCCTTGTAATTGGAAAAAGGGAGAAGAGACCATTCACATCGAATAA
- a CDS encoding NAD(P)/FAD-dependent oxidoreductase — MKFDVLVLGGGIIGVSVATHLQLRGRSVALVDLKTPGSETSFGNAGLIQREGVYPYGFPRGLSSLVKYAFNRSPEVRYHPRTLVKLTPFLWQYWCNSHPVRHAEIARSYATLIEHSVTEHHKLAALAGVSHLIRTGGWLKVFRTAKVQDIEIKFAEKCRDEHDIKFEMLDPLLLRKLEPNLDHSLLGALRYTESETVSDPGALVRAYANYFKKIGGCFFCGNANTLTEKWTVKTEQGVVKADSTVITLGPWSDLLLSRLGYRFPLAVKRGYHMHYEAKADAKLFHPVLDIENGYVMAPMTRGIRLTTGAEFAARDSRKTPVQLNTVEPIARTLFPITKRLDELPWMGCRPCTPDMLPIIGQAPRHATLWFAFGHAHHGLTLGPVTGRLLAEMITGDDLVTDPIPFSPSRFSSYKNFLIAHRSSNLQKDIH, encoded by the coding sequence ATGAAATTTGATGTCTTGGTACTTGGTGGTGGGATTATAGGTGTGTCAGTAGCTACGCATTTGCAACTGCGTGGTCGTTCAGTTGCCTTGGTCGATTTAAAAACCCCGGGTAGTGAAACCTCATTTGGCAATGCAGGTTTAATTCAGCGGGAAGGTGTCTATCCTTATGGATTTCCAAGAGGGTTATCTTCGCTCGTTAAATATGCATTTAATCGCTCGCCGGAGGTGAGATATCATCCTCGAACGCTAGTGAAACTCACTCCTTTTTTATGGCAGTACTGGTGTAATTCTCATCCTGTGCGACATGCCGAAATTGCGCGTTCCTATGCAACTTTAATTGAACATAGTGTTACTGAACATCATAAGTTGGCAGCGTTAGCTGGTGTGAGTCATCTAATAAGAACAGGAGGATGGCTAAAGGTTTTTCGTACTGCAAAAGTACAGGATATAGAAATCAAGTTTGCTGAAAAATGCCGCGATGAACATGACATCAAATTTGAAATGCTAGATCCCCTTTTATTACGAAAACTTGAGCCCAATCTTGACCATTCTCTCCTAGGAGCTCTTCGTTATACGGAGTCTGAGACAGTGAGTGATCCAGGTGCATTGGTTAGGGCTTATGCTAATTATTTCAAAAAAATTGGCGGTTGCTTTTTCTGTGGCAATGCAAATACGCTGACTGAGAAATGGACAGTTAAAACAGAACAAGGTGTTGTTAAAGCAGACTCAACGGTCATTACTTTGGGGCCATGGTCAGATCTACTGCTCTCCCGCCTTGGCTACCGTTTTCCACTGGCAGTTAAACGTGGCTATCATATGCATTATGAAGCAAAAGCTGATGCAAAGCTGTTTCATCCTGTTCTTGATATAGAAAATGGTTATGTAATGGCCCCAATGACACGTGGAATTCGACTCACTACCGGTGCTGAATTTGCAGCACGAGATTCCAGAAAAACACCAGTGCAGCTCAATACAGTAGAGCCAATTGCACGCACACTTTTCCCTATCACCAAACGTCTTGATGAATTGCCCTGGATGGGATGTCGCCCTTGTACGCCTGATATGCTACCTATTATCGGACAAGCTCCTCGTCATGCTACACTTTGGTTTGCCTTTGGACATGCGCATCATGGATTAACTTTAGGACCAGTTACCGGACGTTTACTTGCCGAAATGATCACCGGCGATGATTTAGTCACGGATCCCATACCCTTTAGCCCCAGCCGTTTTAGTTCCTATAAAAATTTTCTTATAGCGCACAGAAGCAGTAACTTGCAAAAAGATATTCACTAA
- a CDS encoding glycine-rich domain-containing protein has protein sequence MKLPPLQDLLAYENEQVVRYFCHYYTAFSHEEGQQLLSDLLAWLWLNAYRKTYNKSTYLFGPLLTLDKIWHAFILHTEDYVAFCEHYFGHYFHHNIEPVGSEHELSPEELADFLNDAFEWIGQEWIKRHFGQLLNEI, from the coding sequence GTGAAATTACCTCCTCTTCAAGACCTGCTTGCTTATGAAAATGAGCAAGTAGTTCGTTATTTTTGCCATTACTATACCGCATTTTCCCATGAAGAAGGCCAGCAGTTGCTTTCTGATCTTCTGGCCTGGCTATGGTTAAATGCTTATCGAAAAACGTATAACAAATCGACCTATTTATTTGGGCCGTTGTTGACCTTGGATAAAATTTGGCATGCATTTATATTGCATACAGAGGATTATGTAGCATTCTGCGAACATTATTTTGGTCACTATTTTCACCATAATATTGAACCTGTTGGATCTGAACATGAACTCAGTCCAGAAGAACTAGCTGACTTTCTTAATGATGCCTTTGAATGGATTGGTCAAGAATGGATTAAGCGCCATTTTGGCCAGCTACTAAATGAAATTTAA